Proteins encoded together in one Solanum lycopersicum chromosome 7, SLM_r2.1 window:
- the LOC112941899 gene encoding uncharacterized protein, whose translation MVRTRATIVPTPTPVRQGASEPNNGAVARGGAVARGRGRGRRRTSSRGRGQTPGLASNRAVTPPPTEEVVRVRKGQNEQVQDEELPPQPTPEMINQVLTYLSELSDRGQTPPVFPVPAPQVPGVQHAAVVAPRMDASLEVGTFPRLTTGSIMTSDQHELFTKFLKLKPSVFKGAESEDAYDFLVDFHELLHKMDIV comes from the coding sequence atggttagaactagagcaacaattgTGCCAACGCCAACACCGGTAAGACAGGGCGCGTCTGAGCCAAACaatggggctgtagctcgaggaggagcagtggcgagaggccgtggtagaggtcgcaggaggacgtcctctagaggtagaggacaaacacctggtcttgctagtaatagggcggtgactcctccaccgactgaagaggTAGTAAGGGTGAGGAAGGGgcaaaatgaacaagtgcaagatgaggaattaccaccccaacctaccccagagatgatcaaccaggtacttacttatcttagcgaaTTATCTGATcggggccagacacctccagtgtttcctgtaccagcacctcaggttccgggagtacaacatgcagctgttgtggctccccgcatggatgcctcattggaagtaggcacgtttcctcgattgactacagggtctataatgacgagtgatcagcatgaacttttcactaaattcttaaagttgaaaccttcagtcttcaagggtgctgaatctgaggatgcctatgattttctggttgattttcatgaactgctacataagatggacatagtgtaa